In Methanothermobacter sp. K4, one genomic interval encodes:
- a CDS encoding PsbP-related protein produces MKRCSNCGSENRRDAIFCSSCGFELNSGGSNSWWKKQSQTSKFLIATGLPMIIILFIAVAATFFTDHSTDYSDDYSYDTLDATGGSALTESYINKFEGNGISFSYPETWNIYTPENRSSDTVVDLKSYDMGINSIMTVYKKPYTLSAETLKEIWLEVCYEKGDSVEYVKEIEVDGNRAYAIKSSYYSDGCGDHEYIVFTDGKYEYSLLFTSDDISLIQDDINTIIRSFRVE; encoded by the coding sequence TTGAAAAGGTGCTCAAACTGTGGATCAGAAAACAGGAGAGATGCAATCTTCTGTTCCAGCTGCGGGTTTGAACTTAACTCTGGGGGGAGTAACAGCTGGTGGAAAAAGCAGAGCCAGACATCAAAGTTTCTAATAGCTACTGGACTCCCAATGATAATAATACTCTTCATTGCAGTTGCAGCCACGTTTTTTACCGACCATAGTACTGATTACAGCGATGATTACAGTTATGATACTTTGGATGCTACTGGTGGGTCAGCGTTAACAGAATCATACATCAATAAATTCGAGGGCAATGGAATCTCATTCAGTTACCCCGAGACATGGAATATCTACACACCGGAAAATAGAAGCTCAGATACCGTAGTTGATCTCAAATCTTACGATATGGGTATAAACTCAATCATGACCGTCTATAAAAAACCCTACACCCTTAGTGCTGAAACCCTGAAGGAAATCTGGCTTGAAGTATGCTATGAAAAAGGGGATAGCGTTGAATACGTGAAGGAAATCGAGGTTGATGGTAACCGGGCATATGCCATCAAATCATCGTATTATTCAGATGGATGCGGAGACCATGAGTACATTGTATTCACCGATGGCAAATATGAATACTCCCTGCTTTTCACATCTGATGACATCTCACTTATACAGGATGATATAAACACAATTATAAGGAGTTTCAGGGTTGAGTGA
- a CDS encoding pseudomurein-binding repeat-containing protein produces the protein MDSDRMIPVIAAVMLALLFTAGALQLLKGGSVQEDKVETATVEKTSDGYRLNLQAVLELAEMDSGNGTVKYRGFNFTGPQLLYIFARGVVMLELNETGKIHVGEYGGPEDPYGFMDTVTLTRSEYTDMAERTYNWMDANGRSPNHVGIYVEGSPDITPSLARKIFRQVLVEYRRTGTLPEVVSA, from the coding sequence ATGGATTCCGATAGAATGATTCCGGTTATTGCAGCGGTTATGCTGGCTCTTCTGTTCACAGCCGGTGCACTGCAGCTACTCAAGGGCGGCAGTGTCCAGGAAGATAAAGTTGAAACGGCAACGGTTGAAAAAACCTCAGATGGATACCGGCTGAACCTTCAGGCTGTCCTTGAACTTGCAGAGATGGACTCAGGTAACGGGACCGTGAAGTACAGGGGATTCAACTTCACAGGCCCCCAGTTACTCTACATCTTTGCAAGGGGGGTTGTGATGCTGGAACTCAATGAGACAGGAAAGATCCATGTGGGTGAATACGGTGGCCCTGAGGACCCCTATGGATTCATGGATACCGTTACCCTTACAAGGAGTGAATACACCGATATGGCGGAGCGCACATACAACTGGATGGACGCCAATGGCAGAAGCCCCAACCACGTGGGTATCTATGTTGAGGGATCCCCCGATATAACCCCATCCCTTGCAAGGAAGATCTTCAGACAGGTTCTGGTTGAATACAGGAGGACAGGGACTCTACCAGAAGTGGTGAGTGCCTGA
- a CDS encoding DUF169 domain-containing protein, translated as MVDVCAANGYDVISGKLKDLLGLEKSPVAIKLVLREDDLPEGVEKIEKPARHCEMVQMAAAGKSFYATAEAQACKGGADALGIDEAPEKVKTGEFYYNLGRFASFASAKRTFDEIPSVDLRFYAAVYAPLEDATFDPDVIVIICNPAQAMKISQALVYTLGGRVEADFSGIQSLCADAVAGPYMRKRANITMGCSGSRQYAGVRDDELIVGLNGENIGCVVNALEAISQ; from the coding sequence GTGGTTGATGTATGCGCTGCGAATGGATATGATGTGATATCAGGAAAACTGAAGGACCTCCTTGGACTTGAAAAGTCCCCGGTGGCGATAAAACTCGTTCTAAGGGAGGATGACCTTCCTGAGGGCGTTGAAAAAATAGAGAAGCCTGCAAGGCACTGTGAAATGGTCCAGATGGCCGCTGCAGGGAAATCATTCTATGCGACGGCTGAGGCCCAGGCATGCAAGGGTGGTGCAGATGCCCTTGGAATAGATGAGGCACCAGAGAAGGTCAAAACAGGGGAGTTCTACTACAACCTTGGCCGCTTCGCAAGCTTTGCATCAGCCAAGAGAACCTTTGATGAGATACCATCCGTTGACCTCAGGTTTTACGCTGCAGTATACGCGCCCCTTGAGGATGCAACCTTTGACCCTGACGTCATAGTGATCATCTGCAACCCTGCCCAGGCAATGAAGATCTCACAGGCCCTCGTCTACACGCTGGGTGGCCGCGTTGAGGCAGACTTCTCAGGTATACAGTCACTCTGTGCAGACGCAGTTGCAGGTCCCTACATGAGGAAGAGGGCAAACATAACCATGGGGTGCAGTGGTTCAAGGCAGTACGCCGGTGTGAGGGATGATGAACTCATAGTGGGCCTCA